DNA from Triticum aestivum cultivar Chinese Spring chromosome 7D, IWGSC CS RefSeq v2.1, whole genome shotgun sequence:
GTTTTTAGGCATGCGATGGCTAGGAAAGATCGCTATAGTTGAGAAAACCGACGGGATCGAGCCCGGGCACGTGCCCAGGGTGCCCGTACGGTAAATCCGCCACTGCCCATGGGGATGGAGTGACATGGGGCTGGTCGGCATTTTGCTGTCTAGCTGTTTTATCATTTCCAACAAAGGCCTTTCATGCAATATAATTGGGCTATTAAGTTCTAGTATCGATCATACTGTGAGAACAACAAAAAAGAGCATATTGTATACAACGCCACAATAATGATATCATAGACATACATAAAAGTACATGTTAGTACCTTGAGCATTTTAATCCCTTCCTCGTACGTTAGCTTCAACGTTTTCTCTAGGTACTATATATAAATTAGAAGAAGTTGAGACAGTAAATTAAGCAAAAGCACACATATAACAACACAAAACAGTAAGGAGTAATGTCTTACCTTCAGAGGTTCAAATGGATACTGCCTATTTATTGTCTCGAGTTCCTTCCGACAATTTTCATTTGGGTGTTTGAATATTGCTACAATTAGCAATCTATGATATCACAAACCTGAAAACAAAAATCAGTACTTGGTCAGCATCGCTTCAATAGACAAACTAAAGAATTATTTCCTCCAAATCTTCCTTGCCTCAAAGTAGTGCTCCTTAATCTCCATTTCTGCATCCAACCCAATAAACTCACACAGATGCCTGTGAGTGTTTGATTTTTCTGATCTAAATACCGGACCAGCCTCAAACACGCGCCCAAAGCCACCACAGATGCTCATTTGCTTGTATGATTGTGGAGACTGCGCTAAACAAGCAGGCTGGTAATTGTACTCCAGCTTGAATGGAGATGCACCAAGTTCACTTGATCCACCAATCAACTTTGGGACTGTGGATCCCAAGTCCGAGAACAAAAACTCGCTGAAAGTCTGCATGTGTATCCAACAATCATGACATGTACTCcctatgtaaagaaatataagagcgtttagatcacttctttagtgatctaaacactcttatatttctttgagGAGggattatggaccaaaagaagaaaaTAAACATTGCATGCTACAGAAATGGATAATAAAATCTATCTGCATGAGATGCCACATGAATGTCACAAACATAAGCATAGTTTCGATGCACCCTATCTCATGTTGCATGTTAAATACAGGTTTGTGCACGTTGCCTTTTGCTGGTAGATGGAGATACTAAGATGAAAAAATGGTCACACAAAAATTGCTTTTCAAATGTTAATATTACCAAGGACTAATCCATGAATAAAATGTATGCAACTATGCACAGTAAAGATACTTAAAATAGTTACTGGACTAAACTCACTGATATAGAGCTATCAAAACCGGAGCCAAGGCTCAAATCTTGAGCAACGATCAAAGCAGACTTCAGCCTTGTGGTTGCCGCATAGGCTCACCACACTGACAACACCAACTCTCTTCCGTCTTCTCAGTTTCTTGACAAAAATGATACTGCTATTTGCACATTAGGGAGTAAATTATGCTTCAAGCATTCCTCAAACCAAATCGGCAATATGTAGGCTTAAAATATCAGCAGGCAATAGGTAGATGGAGACCGATTTTTCAACACCCGGGTGTCTAGACACCCGGCTATCATGCCGTTCAGGCAATACATGCCTCATTGGGATATGTGTATGGTCGTGCAGCACTGTTTCCATTAGCACGCAAGGTGAACAGTAAAAAGATGTGACACTACAACTTTACCATGGCCTTTCGCTATAAACAATTCTCCACTCACCTGTCACTTCGTGGTGGTCAGTGTGCTTGTCCCTCAAATGAGAGAAGCTGTCGGGAGGAGAGAGAGTCTTTTAAGGCACCGAGTGAGAAGAAAGGTAAGGATAGCCAGCCTTTTTTTGTGAGCCTGTTTGTGAGAGAGCAGAAATGTCAGAAGAGAGAGACTGAGAGACAATGTAGAAGGAAGAAAAAACAATATGAGAGAGCGATGATGAATCTTGCTATcgttcaaaatatttttctaggaGAGAGAGCGCAGTGTTCAGTCTCACCATTGCCAGCGAAAAAGCCTCCTTCACGTGTCACACAACACTGTAGGACAGTGCCTGTCCTATCATGCCGTCGAAGACAAGCTACTAGTCCAGTACGCCTCTACATGCATGGCTATTAGATAATTCAAATGGGCTGATAAAGCTGGCAGGTCCTGCAAATGGTATTATTTTAGTCAGGCCTTAGCACGAATCTCAGAGGGATTGTACGAAGGTGATAAGGGGGTGCCGGGAGTCCCGGGAGCTACCACACCTTTTCGATGTCACAAACATAAGCATAGTTTCGATGCACACTATCTCATGTTGCATGTTAAATACAGATTTGTGCACGTTGCCTTTTGCTGGTAGATGGAGATACTAAGATGAAAAAATGGTCACACAAAAATTGCTTTTCAAATGTTAATATTACCAAGACTAATCCATGAATAAAATGTATGCAACTATGCACAGTAAAGATACTTAAAATAGTTACTGGACTAAACTCACTGATATAGAGCTATCAAAAACCGGAGCCAAGGCTCAAATCTTGAACAACGATCAAAGCAGACTTCAGCCTTGTGGTTGCCGCATAGGCTCACCACACTGACAACACCAACTCTCTTCCGTCTTCTCAGTTTCTTGACAAAAGGGGAGTGGtgtctacataaccttgtagaccgaaagcgttaaCGATCTAGAGATCGTGGTTGGCCTAGTCGTACTCGCGTCGCGATCCAATCCGATCCAAGTACCGCACGttcgacacctccgagtttagcacacgtacgGCTCGGCAGCGTCctctccttcttaatccagcaagtgcggtagaggaggtagatgagatctgaaccaacacgacggcgtggtggtggtggtgccggcggaactccggcagggctttgccaagcgctcaCGGAACGTGGAGGAGTAACGGGAGGGAGACGGGGCAAGCACGGAAGGGTTGGCTGCCCccgtgcctccccactatatataggggtgagggAGGGGCATGGCAGCCCTAGCCCCCCTCCCAAggtagggggcggcggccaaggggggaggagtgccctccaagccaagtggaggccctcccccttagggtttcccctcccccatGCACATGGGCCttgtaggggctggtgcccttggcccattaaggccagGGCGCCCCCTACATGCTAATGTATGGGACGTGGTGGAACCCTCCGAGGACTTTCGGACCCCTCCGGAACCCTCTGGAACCTTCCAGTGCTTCCCGGTAGAATACCGAAAAAACTAGACTTTTTCCCGGAACCCCGACAacaacttttcatatataaatctttacctccggaccattccggagctcctcgtgacatcCCGGATCCCATCTAGGACTCCGAGCGACCTTCGGattttccactattaatatctcaatactaccctagtgctaccgaacgttaagcgtgcgaccctacgtgttcgggaacatgcagacatgaccgagaaacctctccgatcaataaacaATAGCAGGACCTATATGCCcatattgtgaaggaaatatgccctagaggcaataataaagttgttatttatgtttccttatatcatgataaatgtttattattcatgctagaattgtattaaccggaaacttaatacatgtgtgaatacatagacaaaacaaagtgtccctagtatgcctctactagactagctcgttaatccaagatggttaagtttccataccatagacatgtgttgtcatttgatgaacgggatcacatcattaggagaatgatgtgatggacaagacccatccgttagcttagcataatgatcgtatagctttattgctattgctttcttcatgacttatacatatttctctgactatgagattatgcaactcccgaataccggaggaacactttgtgtgctatcaaatgtcacaacgtaactgggtgattataaagatgctctacaggtgtctccaatggtgtttgttgagttggcatagatcaagattaggatttgtcactccgtatatcggagaggtatctctgggccctctcggtaatgctcatcactataagccttgcaagcaatgtgactaatgagttagttgcgggatgatgcattacggaacgagtaaatagacttgccggtaacgagattgaactaggtatgatgatatcgacgatcgaatctcgggcaagtaacataccgatgacaaagggaacaacgtatgttgttacgcggtttgaccaataaagatcttcgtagaatatgtaggagccaatatgagcatccaggttctgctattggttattgaccggagatgtgtcttggtcatgtctacagagttctcgaacccttagggtccgcacgcttaacgctcgatgacgatttgtattatgagtttatgtgatttgatgaccgaaggttgttcggagtcccggatgagatcacggacgtgacgaggagtctcggaatggttgagacataaagattcatatattggaaggttacattcggacaccggaatggttcgggtcgtttcagataagtttcggagtatcgggggttaccggaaccccctgggaagctattgggcctcatgggcctagtggtggaagagaggaggcaggccaaggtgtgcgTGCGCCCCCTagaccaaaccgaattggactagggctagggggcccggccccctttccttctcttctccctctccttccctccttgtccttgtggaagtaggaaggggggggatcctacttggaggtaggactccccccttgggcgcgcctcctcctggccggcctcctcctccctccctcctttatatacgtggggaatggggcacccaaaggcacaacagacaatctcttagccgtgtgcggtgcccccctccacagtttcacacctcggtcatatcgtcgtagtgcttaggtgaagccctgcgccggtaacttcatcatcaccatcaccacgccgttgtgctgacggaactctccctcggcctcagctggatctagagttcgagggacatcaccgagctgaacgtgtgccgatcgcggaggtgccgtgcgttcggtacttgatcggttggatcgcgaagacgttcgactacatcaaccgcgttactaaacgattccgctttcggtctacgagggtacgtggacacactctccccactcgttgctatgcttctcctagatagatcttgcgtgatcgtaggcaaattttttgaaatactacgttccccaacagtggcatccgagccaggtctatgcgtagatgttatatgcacgagtagaacacaatgagttgtgggcgataatagtcatactgcttaccagcatgtcttactttggttcggcggtattgttggatgaagcggcccggaccgacattacatgaccgtgttcatgagactggttctaccgacgtgcttcgcacacaggtggctagcgggtgtctgtttctccaacttcagttgaatcgagtttgactacgcccggtccttgttgaaggttaaaacaacacacttgacgaaaaatcgctgtggttttgatgcgtaggtaagaacggttcttgctagaagcccgtagcagccacgtaaaacttgcaacaacaaagtagaggacgtctaacttgtttttgcagggcttgctgtgatgtgatatggccaagacgtgatgatatataaattattgtatgagatgatcatgttttgtaatagttatcggcaactggcaggggccatatggttgtctctttattgtatgaaatgcaatcgccatgtaattgctttactttatcactaagaggtagcgatagtcgtagaagcaatagttggcgagacgacaacgatgcttcgatggagatcaaggtgtcaagccgatgacgatggtgatcatgacggtgctttggagatggagatcaaaggcacaagatgatgatggccatatcatatcacttatttgattgcatgtgatgtttatctttttatgcattttattttgcttagtacggcggtagcattataagatgatctctcactaaatttcaaggtacaagtgttctccctgagtatgcaccgttgctacagttcgtcgtgccagacaccatgtgatgatcgggtgtgataagctctacgttcacatacaacgggtgcaagccagttttgcacacacagaatactcgggttaaacttgacgagcctagcatatgcagatatggcctcggaacactgagaccgaaaggtcgagcgtgaatcatatagtagatatgatcaacatagtgatgttcatcattggaaactactccatctcatgtgacgattggacatggtttagttgatatggatcacgtgatcacttagatgattagagggatgtctatctaagtgggagttcttaagtaatatgattaattgaactttaatttatcatgaacttagtcctaatagtatttgcatatccatgttgtagatcaataagctcgcgtatagcttccccgtttatttttgatatgttcctagagaaaaataagttgaaagatgatagtagcaatgatgcagactaggttcgtgatctgaggattatcctcattgctgcgcagaagaattatgtccttgatgcaccgctaggtgacggacctattgcaggagaagatgcatacgttatgaacgtttggcaaagctcggtatgatgactacttgatagtttagtgcaccatgcttttcggcttagaaccgggacttaaaaaatgttttgaaatgtcatggagcatatgagatgttccaggagcttaAAAAAATGAAACTTGCCATCCAAATAGAAAGTGGCTATGCTTCACAATTAAAGTTGCCATTCTCTTAtaactaaagttgccataaaaaACGTGTGGACGAAATTACTTCATTCCACACATGTGGGCCTTATCATTTGGGTAAATTGGGTAAATTTTTGGCTGCCATATTAATTTGTTCAAAGATGGGTACACTTGGTTATCTAAAAGGGCAGCGCTAGGGCAACTAAGGTAAGGAAGCCTGTGTAAAATAATGTATTTTTCTTATCACCCACTGCATCATTCAGCTTCTATTTCTATAAAAATATGAGGGTGTGGGCACACAAATTTTTCAGAAATATAGTATGTTTAATTAGCTAATAGCTGGGATACATGTGCAACCAAACTCTAAATTGGCATCTCAACCATCCTAAACATGAAAATCAATGAAAATTTGACACTAGGTTTAGATAAAAGTACATAACTTACAAGAACTAGTAGActacccgtgcgttgccacggactcTTGAAATAATTTGCAAGAGTTACATGTTAACTTTTTAAGGTCTCGTCCCGCCAGAGATCCAGACCCCCATCACTGATTCCACCCCGCCTAGGTCGTCGCCTGCCGCTGCGCTGCCCCATCGCGTTCGCCTCCACttcggccgccccgaccccgcccgcctcctctccggccgcctccgcctccggtccatcctccgcccggccccgctccgtccgcctcctctccggccctgctccgtccgcctcctctccggtcCGTCCGCCGCCCCGCTCCGTCCGCTTCCGCCCCGCGGAgcacgccgccgccccgctccgtccACCTCCGCCCCGTGCCGCACGTCGCCGCCCCACTCCCCGCTCGGCCGCCGCCCGCTCCCCGAGGCGCTGAAGGGAAAGTCCGGTTTCTTCGGCATGAGGGCGAAGCCCTCCGGGAACTTCGGACTGGAGTTCTCCGATGCCGGGCAGCGTTGGTGGCTCGGCACGTATCCCACCGCCGATGAGGCCGCTCGTGCCTACGACGTGGCGGTGTGGCGTGCCGGACGGCCGAAGACGGACCTAAACTTCCTGGAGGTCGAGTCCCAGGCCGTGGCGGAGTGGCTCGTGCCGCAGGGCATCCGGATGGAGGAGATACCGGCTAAGAAGGCGAAGAAGAAACCGGCGGTTGTTGTCGCTCCCGGCGAGAGCGACGAGGCGGCGATGGCTTGGTTTGCGTGATTTGCAATTTGCTGCAAAGCCATCTCTAATGAAATGCTATTTGCTACATTTTTAAATAGGAAAATTATTTCGATCAGCCAGCCATAACTCAACAGACCAATCTCTAATGAAATGCTATTTGCTACATTTTTTAAATAGAAAAATTATTCCGATCAGCCAGCCATAACTCAACAGACCAACCCGAACCCACATTTTCTAAAGTAAAAAATATATTTCCCTTAATAGATCAAGATGCCAAAGTGTCGTTTGCCCGAATGGGGAAAACATTTGTAGTCTGCACAGTTGTTATATGTAGATGTATTGTCTACCCAACAAAGGCCTTTTTTAGGAGAAAGGCAGGAGCTTTGCCCAATTCATTAAGAGAGGAAAATAAAATTACAGAATGGCCCTGTTTATGAGGAAAACAAGGCCGAAAACCACGTGATTTAAAAGGGAAAATTGTGCAAAGCCCCGAAAAAAgaagagaaacaaaaaagaaacaacaatTCCGACATCAGCCAACTCGAAACTATACCACCAACTTGCCCACACCCCAGAGATGAGTGGATGAACTCTTCCGagatgccttcaagaaggataaCGACGCCCAAGGGCGCCGCCGTTTCCCTCCTTTTCCCGCTAGGATCAGAAATCCTGTATTTTCCATATCCATACAATCGAGTCATTAGGTTTCTGAAATAGTGTAATGGAAAAAGAAGTGCTTCGAATCATTGCTATTTGACTCGGACCTATTCTGAAAAAGTCGAGGTATTTCGAATTGTTTGTTGACACGGACAAAGTAAGCCGTGGTCATCGACCCCCTTCGAAGACTTAAGATTTCGCCCAGAGTGACCCACAACAGCCGGCAGACCTCAGGAGATGGCCGCCCACACCAACAACCCCCACGGCAACCCTTAAAACCAGCAAGCCATGGTCTAGTGAAGAGGAGGAACTCATCGATGACAACTCCAAAGAGGAGGGAGCTACAACGCCATGGTCGCTGGTATCCTTCAACGCCCATCAAACCAAGACTTTCGCCCTAAGCCCCTCGACCTAACCCAGCCCCGAGGAAGGAACTCAGCCACCGCCGATCGAAAGCAAGCCAAGACCACGCTATACGGGCAGCAGCAAACCATGACCACTAGTTCTGAGAGCCCTTCGATCGATCCGCACGACCAACATGGAGGCGAGTCAACACCAACGCACAACACAACACAACCGAGCCTTAGATACACCACGAAAGCCAAAGCTCACGCAGTAAGCACGGCCCGGACGCAGCCCAACCATGCCCATGTCACAGTATCCAACGGCCAGCCCCATGGCCGGAGCGGACAGATCGGGACCGCCATGATCTGAGCCTTCGAGCCCGCTCCCGGGCAGCTGCCCCAGCAACTGAGTCGCCCACGCCTCCTAGGCCACCCACCTCACCACATCCGCCGACGCAAGAGGCACGACACTGCGCTGGCCGTCACCCTCCGCTTGCCGCCCGCCCCATGAGCTCCCCAACTCATGGAGGACACAACCGCGGAGAAAAGgaaccgtccccgccgccgcctgctCGGCGACGgtgaggggaggaggagggtggGGGTCGCCGGGCTTAGGGTAGCCCATGGGGAGTGGCGGAGCCAGCAAATTGCCAAAGCCCGGGCACGCCGTAAGCTAAACTTTACTTTTGTCTATCAGACACAATAAGTATCATATATTTGGATAAATGTCATGTGCAATATACACACTAATGTTTTATTGatcatagaagtaaataaaaaCAGGAATACAATACCAAATAACTCTCCTAACACTAGTCACACAACCTAACCTTTCGACGCCTCGACGACAATAGTACAATCTCCAACGTTCATCCTTGTGCACACAAGAGAATCTACAAGATATAACACATtaataatttatataattttcATTGAAATTAAACACATTAGATAGAATGGAGCGTACCAGTAATATGCTAATTGGACCTGGGCAATTGCCCTTTCCGATACTTCATGGCTTGAAACCGTTTAATAATAGCATCATCATCAAGTCCTTTAAAAATCTCCCGCTCGGTGTAGCAAATCATCAAGTCATTAAACCATGTATCAATCATCTTGCTGCGCAATTTAGATTTGATAATCTTCATTGCCGAGAAAGCTCTTTCGACCGATGCCGTTGAGACTGGCAATAACAAAGCCAACTCTATGATTCTGTACACCAGTGGGAAAACCAAATGTTTCTCAGTTTCAACCATCGTTGTAGCTAAACTTTCAATATCTTTACAAGAAGAAAAGGCCTCATGCCTTCGTACATGAAGAATGTAAGTCTGAAGTTCGTCTCTTATGATTGCACGGTCACCACTAGAGAAATCTCCATGATAAACTTCAGTTAAGCTAGCAAGCTTGTCAACATCAAACTTGGAGAAGGAATTTTTTGGATGAAGGCATGAGAAGGCCACTATTATATTTGAAGATGCTTCATTGAAGCGATGATTCATCTCAGTGCATATCTTGTCAATGGCGACATAGAAGATCTCAACTCGATAGAAATGAAGATTGGTGTAAGTCACACCATCAAGCCTTGAACGACCTCGGACCGGTATTCTTTCATTCATATCGGGCACCGGAATACCTTTGGCGACACAAAAGTGTTGGACTTCATCGAACAAGCTTTCCCAACCACTTTCTCTCATAGAGGCCAGCCGAGCTTTGACATCACCAACTAGTTCAATGGCATTAACAATGTTTATATCTTTTCTCTGCAAGACTTGTGAGAGTTCATTTGTGATAGCAAGCAACTTTATCATAAGATGCAATACGAAAGCAAATTTGAAACTCTCCATTATCTCTATCAAACCCGCCGCTTGAGACGGTCCGCGCCCTTCATCATTGACCTCACGAAGCACATATATGACTGACTTCCACATTTGACTCAAACGAAGCAAAGTTGTATGGTGTGAACCCCATCTAGTATCCCCGGGTCTTGCTAAATTTGTTTCTTGGTTCAAACCTCTTCCACTAAATATCTCACCACTCTCAAGCTGATCTAAGATATTTTGATGACGTTCCTCCCTCAGTGAATCCCTTCTCTTGCAAGATACAGTAGTTGTGCTCACAATTAAGGAGACATACTCAAACAAATCATGAATAGAGGAGCAACAACTAGCAACCGAGACAACCACCAATTGTAAACGATGTGCAAAGCAATGCACATAAAAGGCATAAGGGTTCTCATCAAGAATTTTCTTTTGCAAACCATTAAATTCACCTCTCATATTTGAAGCTCCATCATATCCTTGCCCTCGTAGACTATGAATGGATAACTTATGATGATCAAGAATGTCAACAAGAGCTACCTTTAGTGCCTCTGATGTAGTCTCACTGACATGGTATAGAGAGAGAAATCGTTCCACGGCCTTCCCTTTATCATTGACATACCTACATCAAGATTTTTGTAACAAGGTTAAATAAAAGTAGAAAAAAACTATGAAATAACAATTTAAatgaataataaaccactactaacCTCAACATCACCGCCATTTGCTCTTTGACAGATATATCACGTGACTCATCGATAAGCACAGAGAATTTCTTATCACCAATTTCTCTCATGATCGCTTTGGTGACCTCTTCTGCGCAACACTTTGCAAGATCTTTTTGAATTTCAGCAGCAAGCATCTTGCAGCTTCTACTACCATGGTCAAAAGCATGCCTCACTTTCTCATCTCTAGCTTTATGCCAATCTACCATCTCACGGAAGTTACCCTTGTTCAGTGAAGTTGAACTTTCATCATGGCCACGAAAAGCCAAGCCTTGAGCAATGAGATATCTTGCACAACCCAGAGAAGTGTGCAACCGAATTTTGTAAAGTACTTCAGACTCCTTGGATGACCTAGCAAAGTTACTAGACACGCTTTGCCTTTGATTACGAAAATCATCATAATGCAATCTTGCCTTGTTGTGTGCACTATTTACCCCACCAACATGAGCAGGCAATGCCTGATATGCATGCTTCCAATCCCTGAATCCTTTTTTGGTGAAGACATCATAACCAAAATGTGTACTACTTCCTGGTTGCTTaaaaagaaagcaatagaaacaaaatGCAGCTTGCTCGGACACACTATATTCTAACCACTCATAATTCTTATACCAATTTTTAGAAAATGCACGGTTCTTGCTACCAATTTTTTTGCGATCAAATTTGACAGTTGGTCGGGTTGGACCCTTCAATATGTATGCTCTTCTCACCTGATCTTGAATATTCGGATGATAATCAGCAATTTGTTGCCTATGAGCGGGATCACACACAATTTCAGCTGGATTAAACTCATCATCGTCCTCGTCCTCAAaattcacctcatcatcatcaccatcatcgtcatcatccaaCATTTCCTGCTCAATCCAGTTCTGAACCTCATCTATcacgtcgtcatcatgttcatgaacATCACTTGGTTGTGGGTCTTGTGGCGGTTCCACTTGTGAATTTCTTCTAGTGTCAACAAAAAATCTGCTCAACTCTAAAATTTTAATGAGCATAATTAGAGTCGGCAAGAAATCCAATGCATAACTTCTCAAATTACAAATATAACTCACCTAGTTGTCGCTTGCCTCTAGCCCTAATTGTTGGCAGTCTGCTACTGGATGCCTCTTGAACAGGTTGAGTGTTCACTGCCGCTGCTCGTGTCGCTAGTGTCGACGGTGAAGACCCAACGTCCGATCGAGTCGGAGTTGAATTCCCACTGGTGGTACCGGACGATTCGCCGCCTTGGCGCCCCCGCTTACGCTTCCGATCTTGACCGTCGCCCACCGGAGCCAGGGCCGAGGCCTGGCCGCGCGTCATCTCTattctctaatctctcttctaATCTTGTCGTCCGACGTTGATCTGGCTGCCGGCGGCAGTCTCTACCTCACGCCCTCGCCGCCTCGAAGGTGCAGCTGCGCAGCAGATGTTAGGTCGCGACTAGGTCTCGCGTTCGTGCGCACGCAGACGAACAGGCGACTTGTGGATGGATGGATCGATTCAGATTCTTCTTCAGTACGTGGATTGATCGAGCAAACAAGGCCTATTGGCTGTTGTGGCCCATCTGATTGTTTAGCTTATATGAGTAAGGCCCAAACTGCCGAAAACGCCCGGACTGC
Protein-coding regions in this window:
- the LOC123171429 gene encoding zinc finger MYM-type protein 1-like translates to MLDDDDDGDDDEVNFEDEDDDEFNPAEIVCDPAHRQQIADYHPNIQDQVRRAYILKGPTRPTVKFDRKKIGSKNRAFSKNWYKNYEWLEYSVSEQAAFCFYCFLFKQPGSSTHFGYDVFTKKGFRDWKHAYQALPAHVGGVNSAHNKARLHYDDFRNQRQSVSSNFARSSKESEVLYKIRLHTSLGCARYLIAQGLAFRGHDESSTSLNKGNFREMVDWHKARDEKVRHAFDHGSRSCKMLAAEIQKDLAKCCAEEVTKAIMREIGDKKFSVLIDESRDISVKEQMAVMLRYVNDKGKAALKVALVDILDHHKLSIHSLRGQGYDGASNMRGEFNGLQKKILDENPYAFYVHCFAHRLQLVVVSVASCCSSIHDLFEYVSLIVSTTTVSCKRRDSLREERHQNILDQLESGEIFSGRGLNQETNLARPGDTRWGSHHTTLLRLSQMWKSVIYVLREVNDEGRGPSQAAGLIEIMESFKFAFVLHLMIKLLAITNELSQVLQRKDINIVNAIELVGDVKARLASMRESGWESLFDEVQHFCVAKGIPVPDMNERIPVRGRSRLDGVTYTNLHFYRVEIFYVAIDKICTEMNHRFNEASSNIIVAFSCLHPKNSFSKFDVDKLASLTEVYHGDFSSGDRAIIRDELQTYILHVRRHEAFSSCKDIESLATTMVETEKHLVFPLVYRIIELALLLPVSTASVERAFSAMKIIKSKLRSKMIDTWFNDLMICYTEREIFKGLDDDAIIKRFQAMKYRKGQLPRSN